One genomic segment of [Phormidium] sp. ETS-05 includes these proteins:
- a CDS encoding alpha/beta fold hydrolase, whose amino-acid sequence MAHSLDALWLNVTPELQGLDRPLLRHLSQQFSIGQWEYHQGQDEPMSIEIALNLLHDYLSQYQHPIHLLGHSTGGLLGLLYARRYPEKVQSLTLLSVGVDPAADWQARYYDELHRISCFRATILTHMVYHLFGLQSLAVAREIRKRLDRALSNSLSPHTLYHRGSFFPGGVLVPLLVCGSENDLIIEPHLLQAWRPWLKENDRLWQCPSGGYFFHYFYPQQLSEQITNFWQQSVAAPIKLTAKKYRDYRCHRG is encoded by the coding sequence ATGGCTCATTCTTTAGATGCTCTGTGGCTCAACGTCACTCCGGAACTGCAAGGGTTAGATCGCCCTTTGCTCCGGCATTTATCTCAACAATTTTCTATCGGCCAATGGGAATATCACCAAGGTCAAGACGAGCCCATGTCTATAGAAATTGCCTTAAATTTGCTCCATGATTATTTAAGTCAGTACCAACATCCAATTCATCTGCTCGGACATAGTACCGGGGGGTTACTGGGGTTGCTTTATGCCCGTCGGTATCCCGAAAAAGTCCAATCTCTGACCTTGCTTTCCGTTGGCGTGGATCCTGCTGCAGATTGGCAGGCTCGCTATTATGATGAACTCCACCGCATATCCTGTTTCCGGGCAACAATTTTGACTCATATGGTTTATCATTTGTTTGGCTTGCAATCTCTGGCGGTGGCAAGAGAAATCCGCAAGCGGTTAGATAGGGCTTTGAGTAATTCTTTGTCGCCCCATACCTTGTATCATCGGGGGAGTTTCTTTCCTGGTGGTGTGTTGGTGCCGCTGTTGGTTTGTGGCAGTGAAAATGATTTGATTATCGAGCCTCACTTATTGCAGGCATGGCGTCCTTGGTTAAAGGAAAACGATCGCCTGTGGCAATGCCCCAGTGGCGGCTACTTTTTTCACTATTTTTATCCCCAACAGTTAAGCGAGCAAATTACTAATTTTTGGCAGCAATCGGTTGCTGCCCCCATCAAACTAACAGCCAAAAAATATCGGGATTATCGCTGTCATCGGGGATAA
- the thrC gene encoding threonine synthase, with product MTQATKITNHNQETLSSATFFDALKCKECGAEYEPKAIHVCEYCFGPLEVSYDYDALRHHVTRETIQAGPLSIWRYRPFLPVAGDNLIDVGTGMTPLVKAHRLARRLGIKNLYIKNDAVNMPSLSFKDRVVSVALTRARELGFTTVSCASTGNLANSTAAIAAKAGLDCCVFIPADLEAGKVLGTLVYGPVVMAVEGNYDQVNRLCSEVANTHGWGFVNINLRPYYSEGSKTLGYEVAEQLGWQLPDHVVAPLASGSLFTKIYKGFQEFIKVGLVEDKAVRFSGAQAEGCSPIASAFREGRDFIKPVKPNTIAKSIAIGNPADGVYAVDIAQKTNGNIESVTDPEIIEGIKLLAETEGIFTETAGGTIAVLKKLVEAGKIDPDETTVVYITGNGLKTQEAVQGDIGAPLTIEAKLDSFERALERSRTLDRLEWQQVLV from the coding sequence ATGACCCAGGCGACTAAAATCACCAACCATAACCAGGAAACCCTCAGCAGTGCAACATTCTTTGACGCGCTCAAGTGCAAAGAATGTGGCGCTGAGTACGAACCGAAGGCGATTCACGTTTGCGAATATTGCTTCGGTCCCCTGGAAGTCAGCTATGACTACGACGCTCTGCGCCACCATGTAACCCGGGAAACGATTCAAGCCGGACCGCTGTCGATCTGGCGCTACCGTCCATTTTTGCCCGTGGCGGGTGACAACCTCATCGATGTAGGCACTGGCATGACTCCACTGGTAAAAGCTCATCGTTTGGCCCGTCGCCTGGGCATCAAAAACCTCTACATCAAAAACGATGCGGTGAATATGCCCTCCCTCAGCTTTAAGGACCGGGTGGTGTCGGTGGCTCTGACGCGGGCGAGAGAACTGGGTTTCACCACGGTTTCCTGCGCTAGCACTGGGAATTTGGCTAACTCCACCGCTGCGATCGCTGCCAAAGCCGGACTGGACTGCTGCGTATTCATCCCCGCCGACTTAGAAGCGGGCAAAGTCTTGGGCACCCTCGTCTATGGTCCCGTGGTGATGGCCGTAGAAGGCAATTACGACCAAGTAAACCGCCTTTGCTCGGAAGTCGCCAACACCCACGGCTGGGGTTTCGTGAATATCAACCTCCGTCCCTACTATTCTGAAGGCTCCAAGACTCTGGGCTATGAAGTGGCAGAACAACTGGGGTGGCAGCTACCCGACCACGTGGTGGCCCCTCTGGCTTCTGGCTCGCTCTTCACAAAAATTTACAAAGGATTTCAAGAATTTATCAAAGTGGGTCTGGTGGAAGATAAGGCGGTCCGCTTCAGCGGCGCTCAAGCCGAGGGTTGCTCCCCGATCGCCTCAGCCTTCCGGGAAGGACGCGACTTCATCAAACCCGTCAAACCCAACACCATTGCCAAGTCGATCGCCATTGGCAACCCCGCCGACGGCGTGTATGCCGTAGATATTGCCCAAAAAACCAACGGCAACATCGAATCCGTCACGGACCCAGAAATCATCGAAGGCATCAAACTGCTGGCAGAAACCGAAGGCATCTTCACCGAAACCGCTGGCGGGACCATTGCCGTCCTCAAGAAACTGGTAGAAGCGGGCAAAATTGACCCCGACGAAACCACCGTGGTCTATATCACCGGTAACGGCTTAAAAACCCAAGAAGCCGTACAAGGTGACATCGGTGCCCCCCTCACCATTGAAGCCAAACTCGACAGCTTCGAGCGCGCTTTAGAGCGCTCCCGCACTTTAGACCGCCTGGAATGGCAGCAAGTGCTGGTCTAA
- a CDS encoding protochlorophyllide reductase: MDRDQKPTVVITGTSSGVGLYGAKALAKRGWHVIMGCRDLEKAEKAATEVGIPKDSYTILHIDLASLDSVRRFINQFRATGRTLDALVCNAAIYMPLIKAPLRSPEGYELTVATNHLGHFLLCNVMLEDMKRSPYPDRRMVILGTVTHNPEELGGKIPPRPDLGDLEGFAKGFQDPITMIDGKKFEPVKAYKDSKVCNVLTMRELHRRYHESTGITFTSLYPGCVAETPLFRNHYPLFQKIFPIFQKYITGGYVSQDLAGERVAAVVMDPEYKQSGAYWSWGNRQKKNRQSFVQKVSPQARDDEKAERLWDLSINLVGLV; this comes from the coding sequence ATGGATCGAGATCAAAAGCCAACAGTTGTAATTACCGGGACCTCATCCGGGGTCGGTTTGTATGGTGCCAAAGCCTTGGCGAAACGGGGCTGGCACGTGATTATGGGTTGCCGCGATTTGGAGAAAGCGGAAAAAGCCGCCACTGAGGTGGGCATTCCAAAAGACAGCTACACGATTCTCCACATCGATTTAGCATCCTTAGACAGTGTGCGCCGGTTTATCAACCAGTTCCGAGCGACAGGACGGACGCTGGATGCTTTGGTGTGCAATGCGGCAATTTATATGCCGTTGATTAAAGCACCTTTGCGCAGTCCCGAAGGGTATGAGCTGACGGTGGCGACGAATCACCTGGGGCATTTCTTGCTGTGCAATGTGATGCTGGAGGATATGAAGCGATCGCCATACCCAGACCGGCGGATGGTGATTTTAGGCACAGTCACCCACAACCCGGAAGAATTGGGTGGGAAGATTCCCCCCCGTCCCGACTTGGGAGACTTAGAAGGGTTTGCCAAGGGTTTCCAAGACCCGATTACGATGATTGACGGCAAGAAGTTTGAACCCGTCAAGGCTTATAAAGATAGCAAAGTGTGCAATGTGCTGACGATGCGGGAACTGCATCGCCGGTATCACGAGTCAACGGGCATCACTTTTACTTCTCTATATCCCGGATGCGTTGCGGAAACGCCGCTGTTCCGCAATCACTATCCGCTGTTTCAGAAAATCTTCCCGATTTTCCAGAAATATATCACTGGGGGTTATGTATCCCAGGATTTAGCCGGTGAGCGGGTTGCAGCGGTGGTAATGGATCCGGAATATAAGCAATCTGGTGCTTATTGGAGCTGGGGAAATCGGCAGAAGAAAAATCGTCAGTCGTTTGTGCAAAAAGTTTCTCCCCAAGCTCGGGATGATGAAAAAGCCGAGCGTTTGTGGGACTTGAGCATCAATTTGGTGGGACTGGTGTAG
- a CDS encoding FAD/NAD(P)-binding protein — MVTTVSRLREIQMAIVGAGPHALTLVTHMLQKRQEMRGKFVVFDPSGGWLSQWSAAFGAQEIPHLRSPAVHHPDPDPYALRRFAENRPQELFPPYDLPGTKLFEDFCRETIARWQLENTVEQAKVTRVEPLGKRGFRLELDGERRVMARRVVMAMGGGRPSLPDWVEKIQTPYPSDRLCHSLAIDLRQMALRGDRVLIIGGGLTSGHLAIGALEGGATVTLMVKRQLQEKLFDADPGWLGPKYLKGFAAEADWQRRWELIQQARNGGSMTPAVVTRLRRESRNGRLGIYEECQVVEAAWNQGEWQIICNNGAEYTCDRIWVATGTKLDVMAEPLFADILEAYPIPIIQGLPVLDEHLRWPGCELFIMGGLAALQVGPVARNLSGARMACDRIQPALTKATVPKSFSRWH; from the coding sequence ATGGTGACAACGGTATCGAGACTTAGGGAAATCCAGATGGCGATCGTCGGGGCGGGACCGCACGCCCTGACTTTAGTCACCCATATGCTGCAAAAACGCCAGGAAATGCGGGGTAAGTTTGTGGTGTTTGACCCCAGTGGGGGCTGGTTGAGTCAATGGTCTGCTGCCTTTGGGGCGCAAGAAATTCCCCATTTGCGGAGTCCGGCGGTTCACCATCCCGACCCAGACCCCTATGCTTTACGGCGGTTTGCCGAGAATCGACCCCAGGAGTTATTCCCACCTTACGATTTGCCCGGGACGAAACTGTTTGAGGATTTCTGTAGGGAGACGATCGCCCGTTGGCAACTGGAAAATACTGTGGAGCAGGCAAAAGTTACTCGGGTGGAACCCCTAGGCAAAAGGGGATTTCGCTTGGAATTAGATGGCGAACGCCGGGTGATGGCGCGACGAGTGGTTATGGCAATGGGGGGAGGCAGGCCCTCTCTACCGGATTGGGTGGAGAAAATTCAGACTCCCTATCCGAGCGATCGTCTTTGTCATTCCCTGGCGATCGATTTAAGGCAAATGGCTCTGCGCGGCGATCGGGTGCTAATTATTGGGGGAGGATTAACGAGCGGACATCTGGCGATTGGGGCTCTCGAGGGAGGGGCCACTGTCACCCTGATGGTAAAGCGGCAATTGCAAGAAAAACTGTTTGATGCAGACCCCGGTTGGTTGGGGCCAAAATATCTCAAAGGATTTGCCGCCGAAGCTGATTGGCAGCGGCGGTGGGAGCTGATTCAACAGGCGCGCAATGGGGGGTCGATGACTCCGGCGGTAGTCACTCGGTTGCGCCGGGAAAGTCGTAACGGTAGGCTGGGAATCTATGAGGAATGTCAGGTGGTTGAGGCTGCCTGGAACCAGGGAGAATGGCAGATTATTTGCAATAATGGGGCAGAATATACCTGCGATCGAATTTGGGTGGCAACGGGGACGAAGTTGGATGTGATGGCAGAACCCTTATTTGCCGATATATTAGAAGCCTATCCGATTCCGATTATTCAGGGATTGCCGGTATTGGACGAACATCTGAGATGGCCGGGTTGTGAATTGTTTATTATGGGTGGATTGGCCGCATTGCAGGTGGGTCCAGTGGCGCGAAATCTTTCTGGGGCGAGAATGGCTTGCGATCGGATTCAACCAGCATTAACCAAGGCAACTGTGCCCAAGTCTTTCTCGAGGTGGCATTAA
- a CDS encoding MoaD/ThiS family protein, with amino-acid sequence MSVKVLIPTPLQKFTSNQATLECTAANIGELIDALETACPGIKDRLCDDKGQPRRFLNFYVNSEDIRFLDGTGTPLKDGDEVSIVPAVAGG; translated from the coding sequence ATGTCCGTTAAAGTTTTAATTCCCACTCCCCTACAGAAATTCACCAGCAATCAAGCTACCCTAGAATGCACCGCCGCCAACATTGGCGAATTGATTGATGCCCTAGAAACAGCTTGTCCCGGTATCAAAGACCGCCTTTGTGACGACAAAGGCCAACCACGCCGGTTTTTGAACTTCTACGTCAACAGTGAAGACATCCGCTTTTTAGACGGAACCGGCACCCCCTTGAAAGACGGTGACGAAGTGAGCATCGTCCCGGCGGTGGCTGGCGGCTGA
- the gvpN gene encoding gas vesicle protein GvpN — MRYLQSGFSVHLRGPAGTGKTTLALHLADLLERPMMLIFGDSELKSADLIGRSAGYTRKKVVDNFIHNVVKVEDELRHNWVDSRLTLACKEGFTLVYDEFNRSRPEVNNVLLSALEEKLLVLPPHNGQKSEYVRVHPNFRAIFTSNPEEYSGVHDTQDALMDRLVTINMPEPDGVTQLEILMQKTGIDRTQGLKIVQLVRAFRERTMALLEANHNGHLQASNLSSRNAASLLHFSSTLRSCITIAKVCREHAIPVDVENEEFRDICADVVLSRSNLNLVTARKILGEVFTPEKETTEPQNGKDTAAIPYEEEVLGYIKQSQGVRVSEIQAALNINRVEAIDALRSLIKKGMLMQRDDRLYIAQKQLQASPSAATPESSS, encoded by the coding sequence TTGCGCTACCTGCAATCTGGCTTTTCCGTCCACCTGCGCGGACCGGCAGGCACGGGTAAAACTACTCTCGCGCTCCATTTGGCAGACCTTTTGGAGCGTCCCATGATGCTGATTTTTGGGGATAGCGAGTTGAAAAGTGCGGATTTAATCGGTCGTAGTGCTGGTTATACGCGCAAAAAAGTGGTGGATAATTTTATCCACAATGTGGTGAAAGTGGAAGATGAATTGCGCCATAATTGGGTTGACTCGCGCCTGACTCTGGCCTGCAAGGAAGGTTTTACCCTGGTTTATGATGAGTTTAATCGCTCTCGTCCAGAGGTAAATAATGTTTTGCTTTCGGCTTTGGAGGAAAAACTGTTGGTTTTACCTCCCCATAATGGTCAAAAGTCGGAATATGTCCGGGTGCATCCTAATTTTCGGGCGATTTTTACTTCTAATCCAGAGGAATATTCGGGGGTACATGATACGCAAGATGCCCTGATGGACCGGCTGGTAACGATTAATATGCCGGAACCGGATGGGGTGACGCAGTTGGAAATCTTGATGCAGAAAACTGGCATCGATCGCACGCAGGGGTTGAAGATTGTGCAGTTGGTGCGGGCGTTTCGGGAGCGGACAATGGCGCTGCTGGAAGCTAATCATAACGGGCATTTACAGGCATCAAATCTCAGTTCTAGAAATGCGGCGTCCCTGCTGCATTTTTCTTCTACCCTCCGCTCTTGTATCACGATTGCCAAAGTTTGTCGGGAACACGCTATCCCTGTGGATGTGGAAAATGAGGAATTTCGGGATATTTGCGCTGATGTGGTGTTATCCCGCAGTAATTTAAATTTAGTCACGGCGAGGAAAATTCTGGGGGAAGTTTTTACCCCAGAAAAGGAAACTACCGAACCGCAAAATGGTAAGGATACTGCGGCTATCCCTTATGAGGAGGAAGTTTTGGGTTATATTAAGCAGTCTCAGGGGGTGCGGGTGTCGGAAATTCAGGCGGCTTTGAATATTAATCGTGTGGAGGCGATCGATGCGCTGCGATCGCTCATCAAAAAGGGTATGCTGATGCAGCGAGACGATCGGCTCTATATCGCCCAAAAACAACTGCAGGCGTCCCCGTCTGCGGCTACTCCTGAGTCTTCATCATAA
- a CDS encoding pentapeptide repeat-containing protein has translation MEGKIGAEELVKFYLAGKTSFRNADLSGVNLERANLQGIDLQGAYMRWASLLGANLRDANLSWADLQRANLSDAILQKANLKEASLRKAKLQWADFQEAQLQSAKMEKCDLACANFRAASLRLASLQGANLDKANMLMVDLRVATLTEAKLLDANLEMAKLQEANLSKTNLMGANLAKALANGASFQEARLFGANLSDANLTGVNLTGADLQEAKLFGTNLSGANLTEARLPSLQNMQGAKLSGAQLKGVRLPRGENLQQAIPPDGVIPDKRAPRALEPVITTAELLPEKAVREAPRKEESANNRQGLTLYSFKAQVEVGAIHLGGAEGHKHPIEGDGQLGTAAIAIAHRRGPSVLRQQLLAAYNRRCAITGCDVEPLLEAVLLMPSKLVQNTHDASDGLLLRADLHTLFDLHLITIDPDTMKVIVAPSLRPTSYGEFDGQPLRQPVDRAFRPSHEGLQWRFNWCDWVHRL, from the coding sequence ATGGAGGGGAAAATTGGCGCTGAGGAACTGGTCAAATTTTATTTGGCTGGCAAAACCAGCTTTCGCAACGCCGACCTCAGCGGCGTCAACTTAGAGCGGGCAAACCTCCAAGGCATCGACCTCCAGGGAGCCTATATGCGGTGGGCATCCCTTCTGGGAGCAAACCTCCGAGACGCCAACCTGTCTTGGGCAGACCTGCAGCGGGCCAACCTCTCCGATGCCATCCTCCAGAAAGCCAATCTCAAAGAAGCATCCCTGCGCAAAGCCAAATTGCAGTGGGCCGATTTTCAGGAGGCGCAACTGCAAAGTGCCAAAATGGAAAAATGCGACCTCGCTTGTGCTAATTTCCGCGCCGCTTCTCTGCGGCTGGCTTCCCTACAGGGAGCAAATTTAGACAAAGCCAATATGCTAATGGTGGATTTGCGCGTAGCCACTCTCACAGAAGCCAAGCTGCTGGACGCTAACCTGGAAATGGCGAAGCTGCAAGAGGCTAACCTATCTAAAACCAATCTGATGGGAGCTAATTTGGCCAAAGCCTTGGCGAATGGCGCCTCGTTTCAGGAAGCGCGGTTATTTGGTGCCAATCTCTCAGACGCTAACCTGACAGGGGTCAATTTGACTGGGGCGGACTTGCAGGAAGCGAAGTTATTTGGCACCAACCTATCTGGGGCTAACTTGACGGAAGCCCGGTTGCCTTCGCTACAAAATATGCAGGGAGCCAAGCTATCGGGGGCACAGCTTAAAGGGGTACGTTTGCCCAGGGGAGAAAATTTACAACAAGCGATACCCCCCGATGGGGTGATTCCTGATAAACGCGCACCTCGGGCTCTCGAACCGGTGATTACTACAGCCGAATTGCTGCCAGAGAAAGCGGTTAGAGAAGCACCTCGGAAGGAAGAATCAGCAAACAACCGGCAAGGTTTGACGCTGTATAGTTTCAAGGCGCAAGTGGAGGTAGGGGCAATTCACCTCGGCGGTGCGGAAGGACATAAACATCCGATCGAGGGGGACGGGCAATTGGGGACAGCCGCGATCGCGATCGCCCACCGGCGCGGTCCATCCGTACTGCGGCAACAGCTCCTCGCCGCCTACAACCGCCGCTGTGCCATCACCGGTTGCGATGTAGAACCCCTCCTCGAAGCCGTTCTCCTCATGCCCAGCAAGCTGGTACAAAACACCCATGATGCCTCCGATGGTTTGCTCCTGCGAGCCGACCTTCATACCCTCTTTGACCTCCACCTGATTACCATCGACCCAGACACCATGAAAGTCATAGTCGCCCCCAGCTTGCGCCCCACCAGCTACGGCGAATTCGATGGCCAACCCCTGCGCCAACCAGTCGATCGAGCCTTCCGACCCAGCCACGAGGGCCTCCAGTGGCGCTTTAACTGGTGCGATTGGGTTCATCGCTTGTAG
- the gvpC gene encoding gas vesicle protein GvpC, whose amino-acid sequence MALYDNWVAQRHRRIELTRSRQQQVGGELRSLQALRQDTAAQVRAELDDFTAKLRQQRQHLARQSAAAAVARQQLTTERQEAIGDFLRDTASQRYRQGQQQAQQLAEFAQTLAQKTAQFLAATQSDRSLMAEQLAADLADFHAQLKTTVAASRLSWLQQHAAMKIELKQDLAAFVTELQADVREYLQELELLAEARGRQLRQDLQASRSDRQATMRELQVQLDALKLNLRQYAQNLKQEVWGSALSVATPPVATPPAPAPAKTVAPPPPPPKTVAPPPPSPPTPLPQGERGAGTMIPHEERVYTYIKDTQGARLREIEDSLQLNRVQTVDALRSLMKKELIAQRDRLYVPVDKILN is encoded by the coding sequence ATGGCTCTTTATGATAACTGGGTGGCGCAACGACACCGGCGCATTGAGCTAACGCGCTCCCGTCAGCAGCAGGTAGGGGGTGAGTTGCGATCGCTGCAGGCATTGCGCCAAGATACGGCGGCGCAGGTGCGCGCTGAATTAGACGATTTTACTGCTAAGCTCCGCCAACAGCGTCAGCATTTGGCGCGTCAGAGTGCGGCGGCGGCTGTGGCTCGCCAGCAGCTCACCACAGAGCGACAAGAAGCGATCGGGGATTTTTTGCGCGATACTGCTTCCCAACGCTACCGCCAAGGGCAACAACAGGCGCAGCAACTGGCTGAGTTTGCTCAAACTCTGGCACAAAAAACGGCGCAGTTTCTGGCAGCTACCCAGAGCGATCGCTCTCTGATGGCTGAGCAACTAGCCGCTGACTTGGCAGATTTTCACGCACAGCTAAAAACCACTGTCGCCGCCAGCCGCCTTTCTTGGCTGCAGCAACATGCGGCGATGAAAATAGAGCTAAAACAGGATTTAGCGGCCTTCGTGACCGAACTACAGGCGGATGTGCGCGAATATCTGCAAGAATTGGAGTTGCTCGCGGAAGCGAGAGGGCGACAATTGCGCCAAGATTTGCAAGCCAGCCGCTCCGATCGTCAAGCCACGATGCGGGAATTGCAAGTGCAGTTAGATGCTTTGAAATTAAACTTACGTCAGTACGCCCAAAACCTGAAACAAGAGGTTTGGGGTAGTGCTTTATCTGTAGCTACGCCTCCTGTGGCTACTCCTCCCGCTCCCGCTCCCGCCAAGACTGTGGCTCCACCACCGCCACCGCCAAAGACTGTGGCGCCACCGCCGCCCTCACCCCCAACCCCTCTCCCACAAGGGGAGAGGGGAGCAGGGACAATGATTCCTCACGAAGAACGGGTTTATACCTATATTAAGGATACCCAAGGGGCAAGGCTGCGGGAAATTGAGGACAGTTTGCAGCTCAACCGGGTGCAAACCGTGGATGCGCTACGCTCTTTGATGAAAAAAGAGCTGATTGCCCAGCGCGATCGGCTGTATGTCCCCGTGGATAAAATTTTGAATTAA
- a CDS encoding J domain-containing protein has protein sequence MNLAECYRILGLTPRATLAEVKESYRRLARQYHPDANPGDTKAHEKFIQLHEAYRQLLAIVPVSSNTVTSKGETKADASRWAEQVREGVKPPTTATPRPPEEKEKKPPRPEPTPEPTAKSQETSPLGEELNGKKSPFRPNPYLSEFDNRLKEKAYIQLQSLLKYKRFLRAIALVEGLAQRLPNDIEVKQWQAITYQRFGRNLVDDGDWEKACIYLKKALRTDPKNRALWAEVEMDFRRMQAMI, from the coding sequence ATGAATCTTGCCGAATGCTACCGCATCTTGGGATTAACTCCACGGGCAACTCTAGCCGAAGTTAAGGAATCTTACCGGCGGCTGGCAAGGCAGTACCATCCCGACGCCAATCCCGGAGACACCAAAGCTCACGAAAAGTTTATTCAACTCCATGAAGCCTACAGGCAACTGCTGGCGATCGTTCCTGTCAGTAGCAATACCGTCACCTCCAAGGGAGAGACGAAAGCAGATGCCAGCAGATGGGCAGAGCAGGTCAGAGAGGGGGTGAAACCCCCGACTACCGCCACCCCTCGCCCTCCAGAGGAAAAGGAAAAAAAACCTCCTCGCCCAGAACCAACCCCGGAACCAACTGCCAAAAGCCAAGAAACATCACCATTGGGAGAAGAACTCAATGGCAAAAAATCGCCATTTCGTCCTAATCCCTATTTGTCGGAATTCGATAACCGCCTGAAGGAAAAAGCATACATTCAGTTACAATCATTGCTCAAATATAAGCGGTTTCTCCGTGCGATCGCCCTCGTGGAAGGTTTAGCCCAACGCCTCCCTAATGATATAGAAGTAAAGCAATGGCAGGCCATCACTTATCAACGCTTCGGGCGGAACCTCGTAGATGATGGGGATTGGGAGAAAGCCTGCATTTACCTCAAAAAAGCCCTGCGTACTGACCCCAAAAACCGCGCCCTCTGGGCAGAAGTCGAAATGGATTTTCGGCGGATGCAGGCGATGATTTAA
- a CDS encoding MoaD/ThiS family protein, whose product MSESIKITVKLFASYQEAYGVPELLLELPQGTPVVAVMERLISEKPQLGHLRDITRFGVNLQFVEAATVLHDRDEVVLIPPVSGG is encoded by the coding sequence ATGTCTGAATCCATCAAAATTACGGTCAAGCTGTTTGCTAGCTATCAGGAGGCTTATGGGGTGCCAGAATTACTCCTGGAATTGCCCCAGGGGACGCCGGTGGTAGCGGTGATGGAGCGGCTGATTTCTGAAAAACCGCAGTTGGGGCATTTGCGGGATATTACCCGCTTTGGCGTCAATTTGCAGTTTGTGGAAGCAGCCACGGTTTTACACGATCGCGATGAGGTAGTGTTAATTCCCCCTGTCAGCGGGGGTTAA
- a CDS encoding gas vesicle protein translates to MPPQHSQIATSTQGSTLADILERVLDKGIVIAGDISVSVGSTELLTIRIRLLISSVDKAKEIGINWWESDPYLNSQAAQLMQSNQQLLQQVESLREEVRALKALKEGEKASGDG, encoded by the coding sequence ATGCCACCCCAACATAGCCAAATCGCCACCTCCACCCAAGGTTCCACCCTCGCCGATATTCTAGAAAGAGTATTAGACAAAGGTATCGTCATCGCTGGCGATATCAGCGTCTCCGTAGGCTCTACGGAACTCCTGACGATTCGCATCCGCTTACTGATTTCTTCTGTAGATAAAGCTAAAGAAATCGGTATCAACTGGTGGGAAAGTGACCCTTATTTAAACTCTCAAGCTGCCCAGTTAATGCAGTCCAATCAGCAGTTATTGCAACAGGTGGAGAGTTTGCGCGAAGAAGTGCGCGCTCTCAAAGCTCTGAAGGAGGGAGAAAAAGCCTCTGGGGATGGGTGA
- the gvpA gene encoding gas vesicle structural protein GvpA produces MAVEKVNSSSSLAEVVDRILDKGIVIDAWVRVSLVGIELLAVEARIVIASVETYLKYAEAVGLTSQAAVPAA; encoded by the coding sequence ATGGCTGTTGAAAAAGTAAACTCTTCCTCTAGCTTGGCGGAAGTGGTCGATCGCATCTTGGACAAGGGCATCGTGATTGATGCTTGGGTACGGGTTTCCTTGGTGGGTATTGAGCTGCTGGCTGTAGAAGCTCGTATCGTCATCGCTTCTGTGGAAACTTACCTGAAGTATGCGGAAGCCGTTGGCTTGACCTCTCAAGCGGCTGTTCCCGCTGCCTAA